Proteins from one Devosia chinhatensis genomic window:
- a CDS encoding sigma-54 interaction domain-containing protein, which yields MRLLIIGALEGQLSTATKMAMDGGAKVAHAPSIEIGLAALRAGKGADLLLVDVMMDIAGLIAGLEGERIAIPVVACGVETNAAAAVNAIRAGAKEYIPLPPDAELIAAVIAAVARESSDFLYRDPAMERVVKMAEQIAGSEASILITGESGTGKEVVAKFVHARSRRANKPFISINCAAIPEALLESELFGHEKGAFTGAVARRIGKFEEASGGTLLLDEISEMDVRLQAKLLRAIQERVIDRVGGTKPVPVDIRILATSNRNLNEAVREGSFREDLLFRLNVVNLRLPALRDRPGDIVALSEHFVAKYAKANGIPPRALSAAAREALVKAPWPGNVRELENTLHRAVLLSSGDTIEPEAIVLPDGMGLAEAARATSPAAMAAQTAEAMNRALVGRTVADVERDLILDTLDHTLGNRTHAATILGISIRTLRNKLNQYADEGVAVPEPGEKRGAA from the coding sequence ATGCGCCTGCTCATCATCGGAGCCCTGGAAGGCCAGCTCTCGACCGCTACCAAAATGGCCATGGACGGGGGCGCCAAGGTGGCCCATGCCCCCTCGATCGAGATCGGCCTGGCGGCCCTGCGCGCCGGCAAGGGCGCCGACCTGCTCCTGGTCGACGTGATGATGGATATTGCCGGCCTGATCGCCGGGCTCGAAGGCGAGCGCATCGCCATTCCCGTCGTCGCCTGCGGCGTCGAGACCAATGCAGCGGCCGCCGTCAATGCCATCCGCGCCGGCGCCAAGGAATATATCCCCCTGCCCCCCGATGCCGAGCTGATCGCTGCCGTGATCGCCGCCGTGGCGCGGGAAAGCTCGGACTTCCTCTACCGCGACCCGGCCATGGAGCGTGTGGTGAAGATGGCCGAGCAGATTGCCGGCTCGGAAGCCTCGATCCTCATCACCGGGGAAAGCGGCACCGGCAAGGAAGTCGTGGCCAAGTTTGTCCATGCCCGGTCCCGCCGCGCCAACAAGCCATTCATTTCCATCAATTGCGCCGCCATCCCCGAGGCGCTGCTGGAAAGCGAATTGTTTGGCCACGAAAAGGGCGCCTTTACCGGCGCCGTCGCCCGGCGCATCGGCAAGTTCGAGGAAGCCTCGGGCGGCACGCTCCTGCTCGATGAAATCTCCGAAATGGACGTGCGGCTGCAGGCCAAGCTGCTGCGCGCCATCCAGGAGCGCGTCATCGACCGGGTCGGCGGCACCAAGCCGGTGCCCGTCGACATCCGCATCCTCGCCACCTCCAACCGCAATCTGAACGAGGCTGTGCGTGAAGGCAGCTTCCGCGAAGACCTGCTGTTCCGCCTCAACGTGGTCAATCTCCGGCTCCCCGCCCTGCGCGACCGCCCCGGCGACATCGTCGCGCTGTCCGAGCATTTCGTGGCCAAATATGCTAAGGCCAATGGCATTCCGCCCCGTGCGCTCTCGGCAGCGGCGCGCGAGGCTCTGGTCAAGGCACCCTGGCCGGGCAATGTGCGGGAACTGGAAAATACCCTGCACCGCGCCGTGCTGCTGTCCTCTGGCGATACGATCGAACCCGAAGCGATCGTTTTGCCCGACGGCATGGGCCTGGCTGAAGCGGCCAGGGCGACCAGCCCCGCTGCCATGGCAGCGCAGACCGCCGAGGCCATGAACCGGGCGTTGGTCGGCCGTACCGTGGCCGACGTCGAACGCGACCTCATCCTCGACACGCTGGACCACACCTTGGGCAACCGCACCCATGCGGCCACTATCCTCGGCATTTCGATCCGTACGCTGCGCAACAAGCTCAACCAATATGCCGACGAGGGCGTTGCCGTGCCCGAACCCGGCGAAAAGCGGGGTGCGGCGTAA
- a CDS encoding DUF2934 domain-containing protein, which produces MHNIDEQKIRDRAFQLWDAAGQPEGREEEFWYAAELELAEQGEADVSEDRSEIRKPPLVPGGIA; this is translated from the coding sequence ATGCACAATATCGACGAGCAGAAAATTCGCGACCGCGCTTTCCAGCTCTGGGATGCGGCCGGCCAGCCCGAGGGCCGCGAGGAGGAATTCTGGTACGCGGCCGAACTGGAACTGGCCGAACAGGGCGAAGCCGATGTGTCCGAGGATCGCAGCGAGATCAGGAAGCCGCCGCTGGTGCCGGGCGGCATAGCCTGA
- a CDS encoding GNAT family N-acetyltransferase, giving the protein MGMSTITILSVPAFSTLCNAAFALRREVFVWEQKVPQEEEHDAYDLSATHFVALADGEVVGTLRLITLDEHVKIGRVAVRMAYRGRGIARSMIDTAMDHARKAGRDRFYLTAQSDKLGFYESLGFVAFGPEIIDGGMPHRAMRDYDKHSAVLVD; this is encoded by the coding sequence ATGGGCATGTCGACCATCACCATTCTATCCGTTCCCGCCTTCTCCACCCTCTGCAACGCCGCCTTTGCCCTGCGGCGCGAAGTCTTCGTCTGGGAACAAAAGGTTCCCCAGGAAGAAGAGCACGACGCCTATGACCTGAGCGCCACGCACTTCGTCGCGCTCGCCGACGGGGAAGTGGTTGGGACGCTGCGGCTGATCACTCTCGACGAGCATGTCAAGATCGGCCGGGTCGCGGTACGCATGGCCTATCGCGGCCGCGGCATTGCCCGTTCGATGATCGACACGGCGATGGACCATGCCCGCAAGGCCGGGCGTGACCGCTTCTATCTCACCGCGCAATCGGACAAGCTCGGTTTCTACGAGAGCCTGGGCTTTGTTGCCTTCGGTCCGGAAATCATCGATGGCGGCATGCCGCACCGGGCCATGCGCGACTACGACAAGCACAGCGCTGTGCTCGTCGATTGA
- the fliJ gene encoding flagellar export protein FliJ, with amino-acid sequence MKSRSESLIRLKKFQVDEKRRQVAQIEMMIADFERMASELDQQIEIEHTKTGISDVAHFAYSTFAKAALTRRDNLLASANDMKSKLEVAQDALAEALEDLKKVELLDQREHQRERDEQNKVEQAEFDEVARLRFRRQ; translated from the coding sequence TTGAAATCGCGCAGCGAGAGCCTCATCAGGCTCAAGAAGTTCCAGGTGGACGAGAAGCGCCGTCAGGTCGCCCAGATCGAGATGATGATCGCCGATTTCGAGCGCATGGCGTCCGAACTCGACCAGCAGATCGAGATCGAGCACACCAAGACCGGCATTTCCGATGTGGCGCACTTCGCCTATTCCACCTTTGCCAAAGCCGCCCTTACACGGCGCGACAATCTTCTGGCATCGGCCAACGACATGAAGTCCAAGCTTGAGGTGGCCCAGGATGCGCTGGCCGAGGCGCTCGAGGACCTCAAGAAGGTCGAGCTTCTCGATCAGCGTGAACATCAGCGCGAGCGCGACGAGCAGAACAAGGTCGAGCAGGCCGAGTTCGACGAAGTGGCGCGGCTGCGCTTCCGACGCCAATAA
- a CDS encoding PRC-barrel domain-containing protein, whose product MIRTLLTTSAVALVLSTGAFAQTTTTDPAAPADTTTQTDTMAPADSMAPADSMAPADSMAPADSMAPADPAAPADAMAPATTTAPAADSAMSGATTWDWANGYTIGADDIIVNELLGAPVYSSAADDAEEIGTVNDLVITSSGDINAVVIGVGGFLGIGEKNVAVDYMSLEYTMAADNTWRWVLPTTAEALEAAPEFVWEDPNAPAMDPAMAPADPAMAPADPAAPAVPQ is encoded by the coding sequence ATGATCCGCACCCTTCTGACCACCTCGGCCGTGGCCCTCGTCCTGAGCACTGGCGCGTTCGCCCAGACCACGACGACCGATCCCGCAGCTCCGGCTGACACCACCACCCAGACCGACACCATGGCTCCGGCCGATTCGATGGCTCCGGCCGACTCGATGGCCCCCGCTGACTCGATGGCTCCCGCCGACTCGATGGCTCCGGCTGATCCTGCCGCTCCGGCAGACGCAATGGCCCCCGCCACCACGACGGCTCCTGCCGCTGACAGCGCCATGTCCGGCGCAACCACCTGGGATTGGGCCAATGGCTATACGATCGGCGCTGACGATATCATCGTCAACGAGCTGCTCGGCGCCCCGGTCTATTCCAGCGCTGCCGATGACGCCGAGGAAATCGGTACCGTCAACGACCTCGTGATTACCTCGAGCGGTGATATCAATGCCGTCGTGATCGGCGTGGGTGGCTTCCTCGGCATCGGCGAAAAGAACGTTGCCGTCGACTACATGTCGCTTGAATACACCATGGCTGCCGACAACACCTGGCGCTGGGTCCTGCCCACGACCGCTGAGGCTCTTGAAGCCGCTCCGGAATTCGTCTGGGAAGATCCGAACGCCCCGGCTATGGACCCCGCAATGGCTCCGGCCGATCCGGCCATGGCCCCGGCTGATCCTGCCGCTCCGGCCGTGCCGCAGTAG
- the flhA gene encoding flagellar biosynthesis protein FlhA, translated as MTDIPSSRPSGFEPPSVATVLNTLRSGDIALAAGVMGLIVILIVPMPPLLVDMLLAISIVFSVMIMMTALFIQKPLEFSAFPTVLLIATMLRLGLSLATTRLILAEGHNGTAAAGHVIEAFGNFVTRGNFVIGTVIFLILMIVNFIVITKGSGRIAEVAARFSLDAMPGKQMAIDADLSAGLIDEDTAKKRRAELEGESAFFGNMDGASKFVRGDAIAGLIITFINIAAGMLIGMLQEGLSFQEASSVYTLLTIGDGLVSQIPALIVSTAAGILVSKSGVTGAADKALTKQFAGYPRALGMSSAVMGALAFLPGMPMLPFLALAGGVGYAAYRAGKSKQVRDETEAAEVLAKAAAGPMGTPGAPAQPSEPPITDALKIDDLKLELGYGLLSLVKEDENGTDRLTEQIKALRRQLALELGFVMPPVRILDNMQLEPNDYKVRIKEVESGAGQIYANQLMVMDPYGNQIDLPGTHTTEPTFGLPATWIEPALRDEAELRGLSIIDPSTVISTHLTEILKANVADLLSYANVQSLLSGLPKDQQKLVEDIVPSMITVSGLQRVLQSLLTERISIRDLSSILEAVAEIAGNGRSVQTITEHVRSRLSRQICAANLGPDGNLPLLTLSPQWERDFAEAMVGAGEDRHLAMAPSKLQQFIGAVQTGYEKAAQMGEIPVLITSPSIRPQVRSIIERFRPQTVIMSQNEVHPRIRLKTVGSV; from the coding sequence ATGACCGACATCCCATCCAGCCGCCCCTCGGGCTTCGAGCCGCCCAGCGTCGCAACGGTCCTCAACACCCTGCGCTCGGGCGACATTGCCCTGGCCGCAGGCGTGATGGGCCTGATCGTCATCCTGATCGTGCCGATGCCGCCGCTCCTGGTGGACATGCTCCTGGCGATCTCGATCGTCTTTTCGGTCATGATCATGATGACGGCGCTGTTCATCCAGAAGCCGCTGGAATTTTCCGCCTTTCCCACGGTGCTGCTGATCGCCACCATGCTGCGGCTGGGCCTGAGCCTGGCCACGACGCGCCTCATTCTGGCCGAGGGTCACAACGGCACCGCGGCCGCGGGCCATGTCATCGAGGCCTTCGGCAATTTCGTCACCCGCGGCAATTTCGTCATCGGGACGGTGATCTTCCTCATCCTGATGATCGTGAACTTCATCGTCATCACCAAGGGTTCGGGTCGTATCGCCGAAGTGGCCGCCCGCTTCAGCCTCGACGCCATGCCCGGCAAGCAGATGGCCATCGACGCCGACCTCAGCGCGGGCCTGATCGACGAGGACACCGCCAAGAAGCGCCGGGCCGAACTCGAGGGCGAAAGCGCCTTTTTCGGTAACATGGACGGTGCGTCAAAATTCGTGCGCGGCGACGCCATTGCCGGCCTCATCATCACCTTCATCAACATTGCCGCAGGCATGTTGATCGGCATGCTGCAGGAAGGCCTGAGCTTTCAGGAGGCCAGCAGCGTCTATACCCTGCTCACCATCGGTGACGGCCTCGTCAGCCAGATTCCGGCACTGATCGTTTCGACCGCAGCGGGTATCCTGGTGTCGAAGTCCGGCGTGACCGGCGCCGCCGACAAGGCACTGACCAAGCAATTTGCCGGCTATCCGCGTGCCCTGGGCATGTCCTCGGCCGTCATGGGCGCCCTGGCCTTCCTGCCCGGCATGCCCATGCTGCCGTTCCTGGCCCTGGCCGGCGGCGTTGGCTATGCCGCCTACCGCGCCGGCAAGTCCAAGCAGGTGCGCGACGAGACCGAAGCCGCCGAAGTTCTCGCCAAGGCTGCAGCCGGTCCCATGGGCACACCGGGCGCGCCTGCCCAGCCCAGCGAACCGCCGATCACCGACGCCCTCAAGATCGACGATCTGAAGCTTGAACTGGGCTATGGCCTGCTCAGCCTGGTCAAGGAAGACGAGAACGGCACCGACCGGCTGACCGAGCAGATCAAGGCCCTGCGCCGCCAGCTCGCCCTGGAACTGGGCTTCGTGATGCCGCCGGTGCGCATTCTCGACAACATGCAGCTCGAGCCCAATGACTACAAGGTGCGCATCAAGGAAGTGGAATCGGGCGCCGGCCAGATCTATGCCAACCAGCTCATGGTCATGGACCCCTATGGCAACCAGATCGACCTGCCGGGTACCCATACCACCGAGCCGACCTTCGGACTGCCGGCGACCTGGATCGAGCCGGCCTTGCGCGACGAGGCCGAATTGCGGGGCCTTTCGATCATCGATCCCTCAACGGTGATCTCGACGCACCTGACCGAAATCCTCAAGGCCAATGTCGCCGACCTTCTGAGCTACGCCAATGTGCAGAGCCTGCTGTCCGGCCTGCCCAAGGACCAGCAGAAACTGGTGGAAGACATCGTGCCGAGCATGATCACGGTATCGGGCCTGCAGCGCGTGCTACAATCGCTGCTGACCGAACGCATTTCCATCCGCGACCTGTCCTCGATCCTGGAGGCCGTCGCCGAGATTGCCGGCAATGGCCGCTCGGTGCAGACCATCACCGAGCACGTGCGCTCGCGGCTGTCGCGGCAGATCTGCGCCGCCAATCTGGGACCCGATGGCAATTTGCCGTTGCTGACGCTGTCCCCGCAATGGGAACGCGACTTTGCCGAGGCCATGGTGGGCGCGGGCGAGGACAGGCACCTGGCCATGGCGCCGAGCAAGCTGCAGCAATTCATCGGCGCCGTGCAGACCGGCTACGAAAAGGCCGCGCAGATGGGGGAAATCCCGGTCTTGATCACCTCGCCCTCGATCCGTCCGCAGGTGCGCTCCATCATCGAGCGGTTCCGGCCGCAGACCGTGATCATGAGCCAGAACGAAGTGCACCCGCGCATTCGCCTCAAAACCGTGGGCAGCGTCTAG
- the fliG gene encoding flagellar motor switch protein FliG, with translation MALVSQSLPDDEKLLSAGRQLQVGGENRVLKGDEKAAALMLALGPDYGKPIFEELDELEIRQLSRAMARLGPITQEMLDDLMIEFVTTVSSNGSLSGNTDSTERLLLSFLPQEKVDAIMEEIRGPAGRNMWEKLSNVQADVLAAYLKNEYPQTIAVVLSKIATEHASKVLAVLPEELAMDVVQRMLGLDPVQKEILEKIEMTLRTEFMSTLNHQKRRDSHEQMAEIFNAFDRQTEARFITSLEEVNRDDADRIKQLMFTFEDLARLEMSSIQTLLSKLDKRELALALKGANEQVKESFFKNMSGRAAKLLQDDMADMGPVRLKDVDEAQTRMVGIAKDLAAKGEIVILKTKSDDQMVA, from the coding sequence ATGGCCCTGGTTTCCCAATCCCTCCCCGACGACGAAAAGCTCCTCTCGGCCGGCCGGCAATTGCAGGTGGGCGGGGAAAACCGCGTGCTCAAGGGCGACGAAAAGGCGGCGGCGCTGATGCTGGCGCTCGGCCCCGATTACGGCAAGCCCATCTTCGAGGAACTGGACGAACTCGAGATCCGCCAGCTCTCGCGCGCCATGGCGCGGCTGGGCCCGATCACCCAGGAAATGCTCGACGACCTGATGATCGAATTCGTCACCACCGTGTCCTCGAACGGCTCGCTCTCGGGCAATACCGACTCGACCGAGCGCCTGCTGCTCTCCTTCCTGCCGCAGGAGAAGGTGGACGCGATCATGGAGGAAATCCGCGGTCCGGCCGGGCGCAACATGTGGGAAAAGCTCTCCAACGTGCAGGCCGACGTGCTCGCCGCCTATCTCAAAAACGAATATCCCCAGACCATCGCGGTGGTCCTCTCCAAGATCGCCACCGAGCATGCCAGCAAGGTGCTGGCCGTGCTGCCCGAGGAACTGGCCATGGACGTGGTGCAGCGCATGCTCGGCCTCGACCCTGTGCAGAAGGAAATCCTCGAAAAGATCGAGATGACCCTGCGCACCGAATTCATGTCGACGCTCAATCACCAGAAGCGCCGCGACAGCCATGAGCAGATGGCGGAAATCTTCAACGCCTTCGATCGCCAGACCGAAGCGCGCTTCATTACCAGCCTCGAAGAAGTCAACCGCGACGATGCCGACCGCATCAAGCAGCTGATGTTCACCTTCGAGGATCTGGCCCGGCTCGAAATGTCCTCGATCCAGACGCTGCTGTCCAAGCTCGACAAGCGCGAACTGGCCCTGGCGCTCAAGGGCGCCAACGAGCAGGTCAAGGAATCCTTCTTCAAGAACATGTCCGGCCGCGCCGCCAAGCTGTTGCAGGACGACATGGCCGATATGGGCCCGGTGCGGCTCAAGGACGTGGACGAGGCCCAGACCCGCATGGTCGGCATCGCCAAGGACCTCGCCGCCAAGGGCGAGATCGTCATCCTCAAGACCAAGTCCGACGACCAGATGGTGGCGTAA
- a CDS encoding zinc-binding metallopeptidase family protein, which yields MKLFACDHCGNSVYFENALCENCGHALGYAAEHNALVSLNAENGVWTSPALEGEAYVYCANATHGACNWLVPAQPGGDVYCVACRHNETIPPIGDPLHLLQWQAIERAKKRLFYSLLRLGLPLHTRNEDGLHGLAFRFLADDQTAFERVMTGHDNGIITIALAEADDAERERRRVGMGEPYRTLLGHFRHEIGHHYWDLLVDGTPALEQFRTLFGDEREDYGAALGTYYANGAPLGWEQNHISAYATAHPWEDFAESFAHYLHITDTVEMAASFGLRARPSTRDDKLVVPAITFDPYMAPDMGAIVDQWIPLAGLINNLNRAVGQPDAYPFILTPPVIEKLGFINGLIHQAPSLQHLSALERI from the coding sequence ATGAAACTCTTCGCCTGCGATCATTGCGGCAACAGCGTCTATTTCGAAAACGCCCTCTGCGAAAATTGCGGCCATGCCCTTGGCTATGCCGCCGAGCATAATGCTCTGGTGTCACTCAATGCGGAGAACGGTGTCTGGACCAGTCCCGCCCTTGAGGGCGAGGCCTATGTCTATTGCGCCAATGCGACCCATGGCGCCTGTAACTGGCTCGTGCCCGCCCAGCCCGGCGGCGACGTCTATTGCGTGGCCTGTCGGCACAATGAAACCATTCCTCCCATCGGCGACCCTCTGCACCTCTTGCAATGGCAGGCCATCGAGCGTGCCAAGAAGCGCCTGTTCTATTCGCTGCTGCGGCTGGGATTGCCGCTGCACACGCGCAACGAGGACGGATTGCATGGCCTGGCCTTCCGCTTTCTCGCCGACGACCAGACTGCCTTCGAGCGGGTAATGACCGGGCATGACAACGGCATCATCACCATTGCGCTGGCCGAGGCCGACGACGCCGAACGGGAACGCCGCCGCGTCGGTATGGGCGAGCCCTACCGTACGCTGCTGGGCCATTTCCGCCACGAAATCGGACACCATTACTGGGACCTGCTGGTCGATGGCACGCCGGCGCTGGAGCAGTTCCGCACGCTGTTCGGCGACGAGCGGGAAGATTATGGCGCTGCCCTGGGCACCTATTACGCCAATGGCGCGCCTCTGGGCTGGGAGCAGAACCATATCAGCGCCTATGCCACCGCCCACCCCTGGGAAGACTTTGCCGAAAGCTTCGCCCATTACCTGCACATCACCGATACGGTGGAAATGGCAGCCTCCTTCGGCCTGCGGGCGCGTCCCAGCACAAGGGACGACAAGCTCGTCGTGCCCGCGATCACCTTCGACCCCTATATGGCCCCCGACATGGGCGCCATCGTCGATCAATGGATCCCCCTGGCGGGACTGATCAACAATCTCAATCGCGCCGTGGGCCAGCCCGATGCCTATCCCTTCATCCTGACGCCGCCGGTGATCGAAAAGCTGGGATTCATCAACGGCCTCATTCACCAGGCGCCCTCGCTGCAGCATCTTTCTGCGCTGGAGAGAATATAG
- the fliF gene encoding flagellar basal-body MS-ring/collar protein FliF encodes MDSLTNLINRIGMPRLAAMAIVAVLMLGFFGFLIMRAQTPQMAPLYSGLSLEDSSSIITELQTLNIPYELRGEGDTILVPRDQITTTRMSLAGQGLPQRGQVGYEIFDQQSTLGATSFVQNINNVRALEGELARTISSLNRIKGARVHLVLPERELFRRERKDPSASIVLSVRGALAGGEIRAIQHLVASAIEGLSPSRVSIVDDQGNLLASGSGEDEAGIISAQSDERRLGIENRLRTRIEDMLANVVGAGRARVEVAADIDLNRSTTTEERFDPDGQVVRSTQTRDSENLSGANSGQVTVANELPGASQDAASQGATEQGTSNEEIVNYEISKTTQTAVTEAGAIKRLSVAVVVDGTYADDGAGNQTYTPRSADEINQLLTLVRSAAGFNADRGDSVEVINMQFAERPDLLAPGTDQNAGLLDFTRDDLMSGAEMAVTLLIALALVFFVMRPLIKKALTPETQPLALPAAAELGQNGTLLADGSVANQPETLPEVPRDKTPAWVANAKSMGETQLQTLKTVGNLVEENPKQAALIVRDWLGSAA; translated from the coding sequence GTGGACAGTCTGACCAACCTCATCAACCGCATCGGCATGCCGCGCCTGGCAGCCATGGCCATCGTGGCCGTGTTGATGCTCGGTTTTTTCGGCTTCCTGATCATGCGGGCGCAAACCCCGCAGATGGCGCCGCTCTATTCAGGGCTGAGCCTGGAGGATTCTTCCTCCATCATCACCGAATTGCAGACGCTCAACATTCCCTATGAACTGCGCGGTGAAGGCGACACCATCCTGGTCCCGCGCGATCAGATCACCACGACCCGCATGTCGCTGGCCGGCCAGGGCCTGCCGCAGCGCGGTCAGGTCGGCTACGAGATCTTCGATCAACAATCGACGCTGGGCGCCACCAGCTTCGTACAGAACATCAACAATGTGCGTGCTCTCGAAGGCGAGCTTGCCCGCACCATCAGCTCGCTCAATCGCATCAAGGGCGCGCGGGTGCACCTGGTCCTGCCCGAGCGCGAACTGTTCCGCCGCGAGCGCAAGGACCCCTCCGCCTCCATCGTGCTATCGGTGCGCGGTGCGCTGGCCGGCGGGGAAATCCGCGCCATCCAGCACCTCGTCGCCTCCGCCATCGAAGGGTTGAGCCCCTCGCGCGTTTCCATCGTCGACGACCAGGGCAATCTTCTGGCCTCGGGCAGCGGCGAAGACGAAGCGGGCATCATCTCGGCCCAGAGCGACGAGCGCCGGCTGGGCATCGAAAACCGCCTGCGCACTCGCATCGAGGATATGCTGGCCAATGTGGTCGGCGCCGGCCGCGCCCGCGTCGAAGTGGCTGCCGATATCGACCTCAATCGCTCCACCACCACCGAGGAACGCTTCGATCCCGACGGGCAGGTGGTGCGCTCGACCCAGACGCGCGACAGCGAAAACCTGAGCGGAGCCAATTCCGGCCAGGTTACCGTGGCCAATGAATTGCCCGGCGCCAGCCAGGATGCCGCCAGCCAGGGCGCGACTGAACAGGGCACCTCCAACGAGGAAATCGTCAATTACGAGATTTCCAAGACCACCCAGACGGCCGTGACAGAAGCCGGCGCGATCAAGCGGCTTTCCGTGGCCGTGGTGGTCGACGGCACCTATGCCGATGACGGCGCCGGCAACCAGACCTATACCCCGCGCAGCGCCGACGAAATCAACCAGCTGCTGACCCTCGTCCGCTCCGCTGCCGGCTTCAATGCCGATCGCGGCGACAGCGTCGAGGTCATCAACATGCAGTTCGCGGAGCGGCCCGACCTGCTGGCGCCCGGCACCGACCAGAATGCGGGCCTGCTCGACTTTACCCGCGACGACCTGATGAGCGGCGCCGAAATGGCGGTGACCCTGCTCATCGCGCTGGCGCTGGTGTTCTTCGTCATGCGGCCGCTCATCAAGAAGGCGCTGACCCCCGAAACCCAGCCGCTCGCCCTGCCCGCCGCCGCCGAGCTCGGCCAGAACGGCACGCTGCTGGCCGATGGCAGCGTCGCCAACCAGCCCGAGACCCTCCCAGAAGTGCCCAGGGACAAGACCCCCGCCTGGGTGGCCAACGCCAAGTCCATGGGCGAGACCCAGCTCCAGACGCTCAAGACCGTGGGCAATCTGGTCGAAGAAAATCCCAAGCAGGCCGCGCTCATCGTGCGCGACTGGCTCGGTAGCGCAGCGTAA
- the fliH gene encoding FliH/SctL family protein (binds to and inhibits the function of flagella specific ATPase FliI), with protein MAQLARFTFDLNLEDGTRAARPANDPPQSLPMVGIPEDVVAQLVAAARQEAYAEGMAAGQRNAANTATQTIAAASGTLATQAGPMAAALDEAMARHRSEAVELALGIGRKLALHLVARYPQAELEALVSECLSSLGGVPHLVIRCHPDLADAIRDNATAQMAHSGFSGRLVVMGDPDIRLGDGRIEWVDGGVVRDIAQTAREIDRQITSYLSAHGRHDDEENGA; from the coding sequence ATGGCCCAGCTTGCCCGCTTCACCTTCGATCTCAACCTGGAAGACGGAACCCGCGCCGCCCGCCCGGCCAACGATCCACCCCAGTCGCTGCCGATGGTCGGCATTCCCGAGGACGTGGTCGCCCAGCTGGTGGCTGCAGCGCGCCAGGAAGCCTATGCCGAGGGCATGGCCGCCGGGCAGCGCAATGCCGCCAATACGGCAACCCAGACCATCGCCGCCGCTTCGGGCACCCTGGCCACCCAGGCCGGCCCGATGGCTGCCGCGCTCGACGAGGCAATGGCCCGCCATCGCAGCGAAGCGGTGGAACTGGCGCTCGGGATCGGCCGCAAGCTCGCCCTGCACCTGGTCGCCCGCTATCCGCAGGCCGAACTCGAGGCGCTGGTGTCGGAATGCCTCTCGAGCCTGGGCGGGGTGCCGCACCTGGTTATCCGCTGCCATCCGGACCTGGCCGACGCCATTCGCGACAATGCCACCGCGCAGATGGCCCATTCCGGCTTTTCGGGGCGCCTGGTGGTGATGGGCGACCCCGACATTCGCCTGGGCGACGGGCGGATCGAATGGGTCGATGGCGGCGTCGTCCGCGACATCGCCCAGACCGCCCGCGAAATCGACCGGCAGATCACGTCCTATCTTTCGGCTCACGGCCGCCATGATGACGAGGAGAACGGGGCATGA
- the fliN gene encoding flagellar motor switch protein FliN, giving the protein MEPNAREDITELHIERNAADLEAVFDVPVRVSVVLGRTKMPVSQLLKLDTGAVIELDRQVGEAVEIYINDRLVARGEIVLVEDRLGVTMTEIIKPQ; this is encoded by the coding sequence ATGGAGCCCAATGCCCGCGAGGACATTACCGAGCTTCATATCGAGCGCAATGCCGCAGACCTCGAAGCCGTCTTCGACGTGCCCGTGCGCGTCTCGGTCGTCCTGGGCCGCACCAAGATGCCGGTGTCGCAATTGCTCAAGCTCGACACGGGCGCGGTGATCGAACTCGACCGACAGGTTGGCGAGGCCGTGGAAATCTACATCAACGACCGCCTGGTCGCCCGTGGGGAAATCGTGCTGGTCGAAGACCGGCTCGGCGTCACCATGACCGAAATCATCAAGCCCCAATAG